CAAGGCTCCCATATCATCAGCTCGGAGGCCTGATAGGCTACCACCAAAACTGCCAATAGGAGTACGGATTCCGTCTACGATATATGCTTCTTTCATGAGAGGTGTTTTTCAGATCGGCTTTACGCCGCTGCGAATATCGCAATTGCCCGGGAACCGAGGCTTACTGATATACGAAATCGTAACCTTCCAAAGAGAGGGTGCGGTACTTCTTTTCGTCGAATCGGAACAAACCCGAAGGACGTTTAGCACGCGGAGAGCTGCGAATGGTTTTACCGGTATCGATCAGTAGTTCCGACTTTAAAAGCTTGCGCCGAAAATTACGCTTATCCAATTCCCGACCCAGGGCGCATTCATAAAGCCGCTGAATTTGATTAAGGGTGAACTCACGCGGTAAGAGGCTAAAACCAATAGGGCGGCGCTTTACTCGACGCTTCAAACGCTCCTTGGAATAGTCTACAATATCATTGTGATCATAAGCCAAAGGTGGAATATGATCGGCCTTCACCCAGCGGTATTCCGAATGACGCAGGTCGTTTTCCAAATCTTCGCTCAAGCGCAAAGTGCCGTAGTAAGCAATATTAACTACTCGACCTACCGGATTGCGATAAGGATCGGCAAACACATTAAGCCTTTCTATTAACCAATCATCGAAACCGGTAATGGACCGCATTAACTCCCGAGCCACTAAAATGGGATCTTCTTTGGGCTTTACCACCACAGAGGGCAATACATCGGCACCTTTATAGGGCTCATTGGTTTTAGTCCCAATTAAGAGTTTGAGATCCTCCCCATCGAAACCATAAAGCACTACTGAAGTACTTAAGGCCACTTGAAAATCGTCTGGAGAGAATTCTATATGCATGACAATTGGTCTTAGTGTCAAATATACACTAAGAATTTATTCTACCACTCGGTGTCTTTACGAAATACGGTGCCTTTGAAATGGGCGATTAAATCACCCGCTTCATTTTCTACCCGAACTTCATAAATGCCAATGCTGCGGCTTTTGCGAATCTCACTGGCAGTGGCGGTAATTTTTTCACCGGCTTTTACCGGCTTGGTATGGGAAATGGCTGTTTCAATGGAAAGTGCATGTTGGCCGTGGCCGTTGCTAGCAAAAGCCAGGGCACTATCTGCTAAGGAATAGGAAATACCCCCATGGGCAATTTTAAAGCCATTGGTCATTTCCTCCCGCACTCGCATACTGAGCTTACAAGCTCCAGCTTCGCAAGATTGCACCTCAATGCCCAGCCATTGGCTAAAAGCATCCCCATTGTACATGGTATCTACTACTTCCTTGGCCGACTTCATGCTTCGGAGCCGTCTTTCTGTTTTTGCTCATAATCGGCCATACGCTCTACTGAGGTAATAAGGATGTCAAGCATTAAATTGAAGTTCGCTAAATCCTGCTCACTATCCACATTCAAATCGGCTTTAACAATGGCCAAATTGCGGAGATCCTGAAACACCTTGGGGCTTTCTGAAACTTCGGGCAATAATACATCCGCCTCAGCATAGGCTTCGGTACGTTCTTTAATTACCTCCTCTAAAGCAGGGCCCGGAATTAAACCTACGGGCATTCCCGCGGCAATAAAAGCATTGAGTAAAATCATGACTGAATCAACTAAGGATTCATGTTGTTCATCGCTAAACTCATCCGCCACATCGGTTAAAAAACCCATTAAAAAGGGTTGATCTTCCATTACACGGGCAATCATAGCCCCTTGTTCTTCACTACTCATTGCCATATAGTCTGCTATAGACTCGGCAATATGATCGCGTTTCTTTTGCATGCGGCAAAGGTAATTGTTCTGTTCGCTGTGGCGTGATTTGCCTAGAACAAGGTCTCCGTTTTCAGGAGAATTTCAGTCAGATCTCTGTATTCTGAATAGGACTATCTGAAGGCGCTAAAAGACTTATTCCAATCCAAAGCCTACAAATAACAGATTATTGAATTATAACACTAATCCCTGTTTTTTAGGTAGTTAGCAATATTATACTGCTTTTTTCCACAAAAAAAATAGGGGAAAACCCTCTATTTGCTGCTTAGTATTTTTCCCACCTTAGCTTTTCAATAAGCCCCTTAATCATGACTGTTTATTCTTCCATTATTGAGCAAGTAAAAATTGCTAGGAAAAAAAGACATAAGAGCCAAGAAGACATGGCTCTCCTTTTAAGCTTAGGACGGGATGCTTATCGCAAAATGGAAAACGGACAGAGTCCACTCAACTTAGAGCGTTTTCTGATTATTTGTGACCATTTGCAAATTGACCCCCGGGACCTAATGGATCAGGTTATTCCCGATAAACAAAAATGGGAGTACGAAGCAGAAATCGATCGCCTCAAAGCAGGTATTGAAGATTTGCGTTTAGAAAGAGAGCGG
The Croceimicrobium hydrocarbonivorans genome window above contains:
- a CDS encoding NUDIX hydrolase, whose protein sequence is MHIEFSPDDFQVALSTSVVLYGFDGEDLKLLIGTKTNEPYKGADVLPSVVVKPKEDPILVARELMRSITGFDDWLIERLNVFADPYRNPVGRVVNIAYYGTLRLSEDLENDLRHSEYRWVKADHIPPLAYDHNDIVDYSKERLKRRVKRRPIGFSLLPREFTLNQIQRLYECALGRELDKRNFRRKLLKSELLIDTGKTIRSSPRAKRPSGLFRFDEKKYRTLSLEGYDFVYQ
- a CDS encoding PaaI family thioesterase, with protein sequence MKSAKEVVDTMYNGDAFSQWLGIEVQSCEAGACKLSMRVREEMTNGFKIAHGGISYSLADSALAFASNGHGQHALSIETAISHTKPVKAGEKITATASEIRKSRSIGIYEVRVENEAGDLIAHFKGTVFRKDTEW
- a CDS encoding helix-turn-helix domain-containing protein — its product is MTVYSSIIEQVKIARKKRHKSQEDMALLLSLGRDAYRKMENGQSPLNLERFLIICDHLQIDPRDLMDQVIPDKQKWEYEAEIDRLKAGIEDLRLERERLWAALNKLLKIIDPQASDEAYRVVFQSA